A stretch of Phyllobacterium zundukense DNA encodes these proteins:
- a CDS encoding ABC transporter permease gives MQKRLLAIFLVLPALIMIVLFFIVPLFASVIGAFEVGETLGLGNFTKSFELYSSDMIFTLVIVAVSTVLIGCFSIAIGGYLTLGENPRAVALLRWLYRWPMFIPFIVVGQVLRTFLAKNGLMNNILVSLGILTPLQTVGFLDWRGIVIAFVWKQTPFVALLVAGAMASLDRSTIEAARNLGASRLRILIEIVLPQITSTLLVGLILSFVTMMSVLSVPLMINAQSPTMLTADIAFRINAHGDYGVANALGLISLLLTAGVALIYLRQSVKERS, from the coding sequence ATGCAGAAACGCCTCCTCGCCATTTTTCTCGTACTGCCGGCACTCATCATGATTGTGCTGTTTTTCATCGTGCCGCTTTTTGCCTCAGTTATCGGCGCGTTCGAAGTTGGCGAGACGCTAGGCCTTGGTAATTTCACCAAATCATTCGAGCTATATTCGAGCGACATGATTTTCACGCTGGTAATCGTCGCTGTTTCGACGGTACTCATCGGGTGCTTTTCGATTGCGATTGGCGGCTATTTGACCCTTGGCGAGAACCCGCGCGCTGTCGCGCTCCTGCGTTGGCTCTATCGCTGGCCCATGTTTATTCCGTTCATTGTGGTCGGCCAGGTCTTGCGAACGTTTCTCGCCAAGAACGGTCTGATGAACAATATCCTCGTAAGTCTCGGTATATTGACGCCACTGCAGACGGTCGGCTTCCTCGACTGGCGCGGTATTGTCATCGCATTCGTCTGGAAGCAGACACCGTTCGTCGCTCTCCTCGTTGCCGGTGCGATGGCATCGCTTGATCGCAGCACCATCGAAGCTGCGCGCAATCTCGGCGCTTCGCGCTTGCGGATACTTATCGAGATCGTGCTGCCACAGATTACCAGTACGCTGCTGGTGGGTTTGATTCTCTCATTCGTCACAATGATGTCTGTTCTTTCGGTCCCGCTGATGATCAACGCACAATCGCCGACCATGCTGACAGCCGATATCGCGTTCCGTATCAATGCTCACGGCGACTATGGCGTAGCCAATGCCTTGGGACTGATCTCTCTGCTTCTGACGGCAGGTGTTGCTCTGATATATCTGCGTCAGTCGGTGAAGGAGCGTTCATGA
- the exbB gene encoding tonB-system energizer ExbB, with amino-acid sequence MLVCGLSCSTAFAQEITPATQATATQPAAPQSEITTSPAAQPPVSAEPAQPGPKAAGTLPHNLSPWGMFMAADWVVKAVMIGLAFASLVTWTVWLAKTLELAGARLRAYRALNAIGNARTLLDAERSLEGRGGPGALLVNAAREEVRMSLDAQGHASADGLKERVASRLSRIEAQAGRRMSRGTGVLATIGSTAPFVGLFGTVWGIMNAFIGISESQTTNLAIVAPGIAEALLATAIGLVAAIPAVVIYNVFARSITGYRQLLADASAGVERLVSRDVDFALVPKVQQSRAAAE; translated from the coding sequence ATGCTTGTCTGCGGCTTGTCCTGTTCGACAGCCTTCGCTCAGGAGATAACACCTGCCACGCAGGCGACAGCTACGCAGCCAGCGGCGCCGCAGTCCGAAATAACAACGTCTCCAGCAGCGCAACCGCCAGTATCTGCCGAGCCTGCACAACCCGGTCCGAAGGCAGCTGGAACCCTTCCACACAATCTCTCGCCCTGGGGCATGTTCATGGCGGCGGATTGGGTGGTCAAGGCGGTGATGATCGGCCTCGCCTTCGCGTCGCTCGTCACCTGGACAGTCTGGTTGGCCAAGACGCTTGAACTTGCCGGGGCGAGGCTTCGCGCCTACCGGGCACTGAACGCCATCGGCAATGCACGCACCCTACTCGACGCCGAACGGTCGCTGGAAGGTCGGGGCGGACCTGGGGCCTTGCTCGTCAACGCCGCTCGCGAAGAGGTGCGCATGTCACTCGATGCGCAGGGACACGCCAGCGCCGATGGTCTGAAGGAGCGCGTCGCATCGCGTTTGTCGCGCATCGAGGCCCAGGCGGGCCGCCGCATGAGCCGCGGCACTGGCGTGCTGGCAACCATTGGCTCAACCGCACCCTTCGTCGGCCTGTTCGGAACAGTGTGGGGCATCATGAATGCTTTCATCGGCATTTCGGAATCGCAAACGACCAATCTGGCGATCGTCGCCCCGGGCATAGCCGAGGCTTTGCTGGCAACGGCGATCGGTCTTGTCGCTGCCATTCCGGCCGTCGTCATCTACAACGTCTTCGCCCGTTCGATCACCGGTTATCGCCAGCTGCTTGCCGATGCCTCCGCCGGCGTTGAGCGGTTGGTCAGTCGTGACGTGGATTTTGCACTCGTGCCAAAGGTGCAGCAGTCCCGCGCTGCGGCAGAGTAG
- a CDS encoding helix-turn-helix transcriptional regulator — protein sequence MSDEIARDFKPHSDIDRDIIHNDDIRPLPERASASKPTRAAQAQLLLAEAYIRHNIYNPINITDIAADTGVNIRALQRVFRKYRQATPIQVIASFRIAEARALILTGQATSVRHLAAKLHFSNPGRFSKLYRTTYSQTPSEDIRACLGET from the coding sequence ATGTCAGATGAAATTGCTCGTGACTTCAAACCCCACTCCGATATTGATCGAGACATTATCCACAACGACGATATCCGCCCATTGCCGGAGCGCGCCAGCGCCAGCAAACCGACGCGCGCAGCTCAGGCGCAACTGCTTCTCGCCGAGGCGTATATTCGCCACAACATCTACAACCCAATCAACATAACCGACATCGCAGCCGACACTGGCGTCAATATTCGTGCGCTGCAGCGTGTGTTCCGGAAGTATCGTCAAGCCACTCCGATTCAGGTGATCGCAAGTTTTCGTATCGCTGAAGCGCGCGCCTTGATCCTCACTGGACAAGCGACCTCCGTGAGACATCTGGCGGCAAAACTGCACTTTTCCAATCCTGGGCGTTTCAGCAAGCTCTATCGCACGACCTATTCGCAAACGCCATCGGAAGACATTCGCGCATGCCTGGGCGAAACATGA
- a CDS encoding phosphodiesterase → MKIIQVTDLHLVTPGETLCGLDPLARLQACIADINQNHPDAELVIFSGDLSETGSEVTYRALAEELTHLVPPFRLMLGNHDNRLAFRHVFETANREDGFIHSVEDLAEGRLIMLDTLLPGRPEGRLDEARLRWLQKRLEEAKDRAVFLFSHHPPFPIHMPLLDRMGIIEADALYVLLKQHGNVRHIFAGHAHRPIAGSWRGIPVSVLRGTNHQSALDFSPDKIAVTHEPPAYAVIFIDRDSVIVHFHDFLDRSAAYR, encoded by the coding sequence ATGAAAATCATTCAGGTGACCGATCTGCATCTTGTGACGCCGGGCGAGACATTATGCGGTCTCGACCCCTTGGCGCGACTTCAGGCCTGTATCGCCGACATCAATCAGAATCATCCCGATGCGGAGCTGGTGATATTCTCCGGTGATCTAAGTGAGACTGGCTCGGAGGTCACTTATAGGGCTTTAGCGGAGGAGTTGACCCATCTGGTTCCGCCTTTCCGCTTGATGCTCGGCAACCATGATAACCGCCTTGCCTTCCGCCATGTGTTCGAAACGGCCAACAGGGAGGATGGCTTTATTCACAGTGTGGAGGACCTCGCAGAAGGCCGGTTGATCATGCTCGATACGCTTCTCCCCGGACGTCCGGAAGGCCGTCTCGACGAAGCACGCTTGCGCTGGCTGCAGAAACGTCTTGAAGAGGCAAAGGACCGTGCTGTGTTTCTCTTCTCGCATCACCCGCCGTTTCCTATCCATATGCCGCTTCTGGACCGGATGGGTATTATCGAGGCGGATGCGCTTTACGTACTCTTGAAGCAACATGGGAATGTCCGGCATATCTTCGCCGGCCATGCCCACCGGCCAATTGCAGGCAGCTGGCGGGGTATACCGGTCAGTGTCCTGCGCGGAACCAACCATCAATCCGCGCTCGATTTCTCGCCTGACAAAATCGCGGTCACCCACGAGCCTCCTGCCTATGCGGTTATCTTTATCGACCGCGATAGCGTGATTGTGCACTTCCATGACTTTCTCGATCGTTCGGCTGCCTATCGCTAA
- a CDS encoding LacI family DNA-binding transcriptional regulator has protein sequence MGSKGKKSSKDDKQYVSALQVAKHAGVSRSAVSRAFTPGASVSAKKREKIMEAAETLGYQVNDLARGLLARKSRLVGLVVTNPELGYRSHLVAALTKALIHRGSVPIVINTGRTEEELVAAQKTLFGYRAEATIILSGSPPSSFVDLARRNGQPLIVLGRSETGADDVNIDNEGAGREAARFFLADGPRRLGFAGALSRTPTTVEREYGFLHEAKLHGAAVTIGNGSNSNYAGGQEAAQQLFSGKDRPDAVFCVNDLVAFGLIDYVRRHTDLSVPEDLSVIGFDDIPEAAWDSYNLTTFRQDASVMAAHAVALLDRREAEPDHPPVHERLSTRLVQRGSTRVAAALRS, from the coding sequence ATGGGATCCAAGGGTAAGAAATCGTCGAAAGACGACAAGCAATATGTCAGCGCGTTGCAGGTGGCAAAACATGCCGGCGTGTCGCGTTCGGCCGTCTCACGGGCCTTTACACCGGGGGCCAGTGTCTCGGCCAAGAAGCGTGAGAAGATCATGGAAGCGGCGGAAACGCTTGGCTATCAGGTCAATGATCTGGCGCGTGGTCTGCTCGCGCGAAAGAGCCGCCTCGTCGGGCTTGTGGTTACGAATCCCGAGCTTGGTTACCGGTCGCATCTCGTTGCAGCGCTGACCAAGGCACTGATCCATCGCGGCAGTGTCCCGATCGTCATCAATACCGGGCGCACTGAAGAGGAGTTGGTCGCAGCACAGAAAACGCTATTCGGCTACCGCGCCGAGGCGACGATCATTCTGTCGGGATCACCGCCGTCTTCCTTTGTCGATCTTGCACGCCGCAATGGCCAGCCGTTGATTGTTCTGGGCCGTTCGGAAACGGGTGCGGACGACGTCAATATCGACAATGAAGGTGCAGGTCGTGAGGCCGCACGGTTTTTTCTCGCTGACGGGCCCAGGAGACTTGGTTTTGCAGGAGCACTCTCACGCACCCCGACGACGGTCGAGCGGGAGTATGGCTTCCTGCACGAAGCCAAATTGCACGGAGCTGCTGTCACGATAGGGAATGGTAGCAACTCAAACTATGCCGGCGGTCAGGAGGCCGCACAACAGCTGTTTTCGGGCAAGGACAGGCCGGATGCAGTGTTTTGCGTGAATGACTTGGTGGCATTTGGCCTCATTGACTATGTTCGGCGGCATACCGACCTTTCGGTCCCCGAAGATCTTTCCGTCATCGGGTTTGACGATATCCCTGAAGCGGCGTGGGATTCCTATAATTTGACGACATTCCGGCAGGATGCATCCGTCATGGCTGCGCATGCAGTGGCGCTCCTTGATCGTCGCGAGGCTGAACCGGACCATCCGCCGGTACACGAACGCTTGAGCACGCGTCTTGTCCAGCGCGGCAGCACGCGGGTGGCCGCAGCGTTGCGTTCCTAA
- a CDS encoding ABC transporter permease, with the protein MMARVDFWWLPRALSLGLLAFIIFGPLTNLVLWTVAEKWYFPHMLPLEYGFSFWQRVFSQRGNAMESLLTSIVIAALTVIASLALAIPAGYALSRLKLPFRGLILLAFLIPQAFPNLPVYVNIARFFYQIGLNGTIAGVVMVHVTHGLVYAVWIATAAFSAVDIDLEEAARSIGAGPFRAFRDVTLPLAAPGLMASAIFVFLESLDEFTGSYFVGAPDVNTLPLLLYTAGSGGNYQIASITALLLLVPSIGFMLVVERFLRADVLSKVGH; encoded by the coding sequence ATGATGGCGCGCGTCGATTTCTGGTGGCTGCCGCGCGCCCTTAGCCTCGGATTGTTGGCGTTCATCATTTTCGGTCCGCTGACCAATCTCGTCCTGTGGACTGTGGCGGAGAAATGGTATTTCCCGCATATGCTGCCGTTGGAATATGGCTTCAGCTTCTGGCAACGGGTTTTCTCGCAACGTGGTAATGCCATGGAATCTTTGCTGACAAGCATTGTTATCGCCGCGCTTACCGTCATTGCCTCGCTGGCGCTGGCGATCCCGGCTGGATATGCATTATCGCGATTAAAGCTGCCTTTCCGCGGGCTGATCCTCCTGGCGTTTCTGATCCCGCAAGCTTTTCCCAACCTTCCGGTTTATGTGAACATAGCCCGGTTCTTCTATCAGATTGGCCTTAATGGGACGATCGCGGGAGTGGTGATGGTGCACGTCACCCACGGGCTGGTTTATGCGGTGTGGATTGCGACGGCGGCGTTTTCGGCCGTCGACATCGATCTTGAGGAAGCGGCGCGCTCGATTGGTGCAGGGCCATTCCGTGCCTTTCGCGATGTGACGCTGCCCCTCGCCGCACCCGGTCTGATGGCGAGCGCAATTTTCGTGTTCCTCGAATCTCTAGATGAATTCACCGGCAGTTATTTTGTCGGTGCGCCGGACGTGAACACACTGCCACTGCTGCTCTATACGGCGGGTTCGGGCGGCAATTATCAGATCGCTTCTATCACCGCTCTGCTGTTGCTCGTTCCCTCGATAGGCTTCATGCTGGTTGTGGAGCGATTCTTGCGCGCTGACGTGCTTTCCAAGGTTGGGCATTAG
- the exbD gene encoding TonB system transport protein ExbD, with protein sequence MAGGIRHNSSDDDLQENHEINVTPFIDVMLVLLIIFMVAAPLATVDINVDLPASTATPATRPDKPLYLTLKEDKSIAIGNDTVNRETLGLFLDQHTQGDKETRVFLRADRAVDYGALMDLMNSLRDSGYLKIALVGLESVPTQAPAGGNAQ encoded by the coding sequence ATGGCTGGTGGCATCAGGCACAACTCATCGGACGACGATCTGCAGGAAAACCACGAAATCAATGTAACGCCATTCATCGACGTCATGCTGGTTCTCCTAATCATCTTCATGGTGGCGGCGCCGCTTGCCACTGTCGACATCAATGTCGATCTGCCTGCCTCTACGGCCACACCGGCCACACGTCCAGACAAGCCGCTTTACCTGACGCTCAAGGAAGACAAGTCGATCGCCATCGGCAACGACACGGTGAACCGGGAAACGCTGGGGCTGTTCCTCGATCAGCACACGCAAGGCGACAAGGAAACCCGCGTTTTCCTGCGCGCGGACAGGGCGGTGGATTACGGGGCCTTGATGGACCTGATGAACAGTTTGCGTGATAGCGGCTATCTCAAGATCGCGCTGGTCGGTCTTGAGAGCGTACCAACGCAGGCACCTGCGGGCGGAAACGCGCAGTAA
- a CDS encoding L,D-transpeptidase produces MPMISRRHLLFGAGSMAVLGASGCTQTTFELPEMNIDAMPTSGIRPQISIDKSVTVPDVMYAAVQEGPYSLPAIPYQKIPAQFRRQIVVDPTGEQPGTIVVRLQERFLYLVQPGGDAIRYGVGIGKAGFLWSGRANIQYKKEWPRWTPPREMIQRKPELAKYANGQEPGPQNPLGARALYIFKDGVDTGYRIHGSPEWWSIGQSMSSGCVRLINQDIIDLYSRISGKATVVVG; encoded by the coding sequence ATGCCAATGATTTCCCGCCGTCATCTCTTGTTTGGCGCTGGATCAATGGCGGTCCTCGGCGCCTCCGGCTGCACGCAAACCACTTTTGAATTGCCGGAGATGAATATCGACGCCATGCCGACCAGCGGCATTCGTCCGCAAATCAGCATCGACAAATCCGTGACCGTTCCGGATGTGATGTACGCTGCGGTGCAGGAAGGGCCCTATTCGCTGCCCGCGATTCCGTATCAAAAAATTCCGGCGCAATTCCGACGGCAAATCGTCGTTGACCCGACAGGCGAACAGCCTGGGACTATTGTCGTGCGCCTGCAGGAACGCTTCCTTTATCTGGTGCAGCCCGGCGGGGATGCCATTCGTTATGGTGTCGGGATTGGTAAGGCCGGCTTCCTTTGGAGCGGTCGTGCCAATATCCAGTACAAGAAGGAATGGCCGCGCTGGACGCCGCCACGCGAAATGATCCAACGCAAGCCCGAACTAGCCAAATATGCAAACGGCCAGGAGCCAGGGCCGCAGAATCCGCTGGGTGCACGCGCCCTATATATTTTCAAGGATGGCGTTGATACCGGTTACCGCATCCACGGCTCGCCCGAATGGTGGTCAATCGGTCAATCCATGTCGTCTGGCTGCGTTCGTTTGATCAATCAGGATATCATCGATCTCTATAGCCGTATTTCCGGAAAAGCGACGGTAGTGGTTGGCTAA
- a CDS encoding RHE_PE00001 family protein: MISMVYDSGDLSLKDMLQPVVAAEDALARLDDRVGRKGDFGDVVNHRSREGLLRENEGWIARSHFMEACNALWLAGELVHVEDLVLHDARMDIRAPTHELTRAHTILRIRRQIATNQSSWALSPKGIASLRGRGGMDAVIMTVERAPETKSHSGFDNEEKSQAENDFEDELARLDALLDRSTRLLEQPAVRASAVSETKKGRGGEHSASAEATPDGDPLVYDPDWDEDARLERWFAVHDRTRDLPPLLAAAVIWDAWEDIEPLQHQHWLGPMLVSAMLRERGKTKSHLAAFNAGLRTISRDRRRARDRTTRLIAFLEAVQVSSAANLKEVERLSLARMQMERKLKDRRSTSSLPGMIELILSRPMVSTALISKELKVTQRGALNLVADLGVREMTGRGRYRAWGIV, from the coding sequence ATGATATCAATGGTTTATGATTCTGGTGATTTATCCCTAAAAGATATGCTTCAGCCTGTGGTTGCGGCCGAGGATGCCTTGGCTCGACTTGATGATCGGGTGGGCCGCAAAGGCGATTTCGGCGACGTGGTTAACCACAGGTCGCGCGAGGGGCTGTTGCGCGAGAACGAGGGATGGATCGCCCGGTCGCATTTCATGGAGGCGTGCAATGCATTGTGGCTCGCTGGCGAACTTGTCCATGTCGAAGACCTGGTGCTCCATGACGCTCGTATGGATATTCGCGCGCCGACGCACGAACTGACCAGGGCCCACACTATCCTGCGCATCCGCCGCCAGATTGCGACCAACCAGTCATCCTGGGCGCTTAGCCCGAAGGGCATTGCCAGTCTTCGCGGCCGCGGCGGAATGGATGCCGTGATCATGACGGTCGAGCGTGCACCAGAAACCAAGTCCCATTCGGGCTTTGACAATGAGGAAAAATCGCAAGCCGAGAATGATTTCGAAGATGAGTTGGCGCGGCTCGATGCTCTGCTCGATCGATCCACTCGACTGCTGGAGCAACCGGCCGTGCGTGCCTCGGCGGTTAGCGAGACCAAAAAGGGAAGGGGAGGGGAGCACTCTGCCTCGGCCGAGGCGACTCCGGACGGCGACCCGCTGGTATATGACCCTGACTGGGATGAGGATGCGCGGCTGGAGCGATGGTTCGCGGTTCATGATCGGACCCGCGATTTGCCGCCGCTTCTTGCAGCGGCAGTGATCTGGGACGCATGGGAAGATATAGAGCCGCTGCAACACCAGCATTGGCTGGGTCCGATGCTGGTTTCGGCGATGCTCCGGGAACGCGGCAAGACGAAATCACACCTTGCGGCTTTCAATGCCGGGTTGCGAACGATTTCGCGTGATCGTCGCCGCGCACGCGATCGAACGACGCGGCTCATCGCTTTTCTGGAGGCGGTTCAAGTATCGAGCGCGGCTAACCTGAAGGAGGTCGAGCGGTTGAGTCTGGCGCGGATGCAAATGGAACGCAAATTGAAGGATCGGCGCTCCACATCCAGCTTGCCGGGCATGATCGAACTCATCCTGTCGCGGCCCATGGTGTCGACCGCGTTGATTTCCAAAGAACTGAAGGTGACGCAGCGCGGAGCACTCAATCTTGTCGCTGATCTTGGCGTTCGCGAGATGACGGGCAGAGGACGTTACCGCGCCTGGGGGATCGTCTGA